From the genome of Thermosynechococcus sp. NK55a:
CCCCAGGATGCCCTTGTGATTCTGGGACCTTCTGGGACTGGCAAGTCAACGATTCTGCGGATTATTGCTGGGTTGCTCGCTCCTGATCGGGGCGAAGTTTATGTGGCCGGTAAACGCCGCCAAGGCTTGCGCCAGGATGGTCTGTGCCGGTTGCGCATGAGCATGGTCTTTCAGCAATCTGCCCTCTTTGACTCTCTCACGGTTGCTGAGAATGTTGGCTTTTATTTATACCAGCACACCCGTTTGCCCGAAGCCCGCATTCGTGAAATTGTCAGTGAAAAACTGGCGATGGTCGGTCTCTCTGGCATGGAAGACCTCTACCCAGCGCAGTTGTCTGGGGGAATGCGCAAGCGAGTCAGCTTTGCCCGTGCCATTGTCGATAATCCGGAAGACCCCGATGATGATCCCTATCTCCTGCTTTACGATGAGCCAACGGCAGGGTTAGATCCCATTGCCTCGACAGTGATTGAGGATCTGATTCGTGAATTACAGCAGAAGACGGGGCATGCCTACGTTGTCGTGACCCACCAAAACAGTACGATTAAACGCACGGGCGATCGCTTGATTTTGCTCTATCAAGGGCGCATTTATTGGGAGGGAACCCAAAGGGAAGCTCAGACAACAGATAATCCCTATTTACGGCAGTTTCTCAGCGGCGATGTCAATGGTCCCATTCGCATCATTGATCAAGTGGGTACCACTGCTCTATAAATAGGCTCCATGGACAACGCATAAATAAGGAATCAATAATTGTGGCTTTACATATCGCGTGGCTTGGCAAAAAATCTCCCCCCTGTGGCAATGTCACCTATAGTCGTGAAATTACCAATGGCCTATTGGATCGCGGTTATCAGGTGAGCTTTCTGCATTTTGCCCAAGAGGATGAGCAGGAAGCCGAGCGCGAAGGTGAGATGCCAGATGTAACGCTCCCTTGCCTCTATAAATCGCAAGTCTATACCCTGCCCTCCCTGCGAGCCAACAAAGTTCTGGTTGAATCCCTCAAGAAACTTAAACCCGATATTGTCCACGCCTCATTGACCCTGTCCCCCCTCGATTTCTTTCTTCCCGACATCTGCGAAGAGTTAAAGATTCCCCTAGTTGCCACATTTCATCCTGCCTATAGCGAAAAGTATCGTACCCTAACGGCGGGCACCGCCTTGATGACTTACCAGCTCTATGCCCCCTTTTTAGCTCGCTATGACCGCGTGATTGTCTTTTCTCAATCGCAAAAGGAACTGCTAATTCGTCTTGGGGTCGGTGCTGAGACCCTGCGAGTGATTCCCAATGGGGTGGATACGCGCAAATATACCCCAGGACCTTCTACGGCCAAAGAGGACTTTAAAGCGCGCTACCTCTATGTCTACCAAGGGCGGATGGCCATTGAGAAAAATGTTGAAGCGCTCCTGCGCGCTTGGTGCGCAGCAGAAATGCCCTCGGATTGTAAGTTGCTGATGGTGGGGGGTGGTGCGCTGATGACCTCACTGATGGCGAATTATGGCCCGGAGCAAAATATTCTCTGGCTTGGCTCGATTATCAATGATCAAGAGCGGCTGCAAATTTTACGTGGCTGTGATGTCTTCATCCTGCCCTCACAAATTGAGGGGTTATCCCTTTCGCTGCTAGAGGCAATGGCCTGTGGCTTGGCCTGCCTGGCCACTGATGTCGGTGCTGATGGTGAAGTGTTAACCGGTGCCGGCATTGTCTTGAATCCCCAGTATGTGAAAACGCAGTTGCAAGCGCTGCTGCCCATTTTTTATCAACATCCGGAAATGATTCGCCTCCTGGGGGACAAAGCCCGTCAACGCGTGCTGCAGCGCTATAGCCTTAGTCACAACTTGGATCGCCTAGAGGCCTGTTATCAGGAAGTGATGACCTCCTATTCTTTGGTGCGACCGGCGGCGAAGGTGAAAAGCTAGCTCCCTTTAGTCGGGCAAATGCTCAAAGCGCGCATTGAGACAACACCACTCGTTCCGTCGCCAGACACTGCCCAAGCTCCAGCCCTGCTGTTTCAGTTGTTCTGCAACACGATCTGCTTGATCCAAGAGAATGCCACTAAAGATACCCCAGCCCTTGGGTTTCACAATTGCGGGCAAGTGGGGCAGAATCTCAATAATCACGGGTGCCAAAATGTTACAGACGACCCCATCAACGAGTTCGAGAACTTGCTCCCAACTGCCTTGGCGGACAATCAACTGGTCGGCTCCAATGCCATTCAGTTCTGCATTCCGTTGAGTGGCGGTGACAGCAAGATCCGAGGTATCCACGGCATAGGCTTTTTGTGCCCCCAGCGAGAGGCTGGCGATCGCCAGAATACCGCTACCACAGCCAATATCAGCAATCACCGTAGGCGGCAGCGGCTCAAAGGTCTGATCCAACTGCATCTCTAGGGCTTCAAGGCAAAGCTGGGTGGTTTCGTGGGTGCCTGTGCCAAAGGCCATGCCGGGATCCAGTTTGATCACCAAGCGCGTGTTATCGCGGGGCGGCATTTCCCAAGCGGGACAAATCAGGAGGCGATCGCCCACGGCTATCGGATGCCAATAGGCTTGCCAGCTATGGGCCCAATCCTGCTCGTTCACCAATTGCCAGTGGAGTTTTGGCGAGAGATAGCCCTGCGCCACCACATCCTGCTCAATCCAAACCCCTAGGGCAGCAATGTCCAGTAAGGTCACCTGCTGCTGCGGCACATAGCCTTGGATCAACACCCGTCCCTGCTGTAGTTGAGTTGCCGTTCCTTGACAGCCAAAGGATTGAAGGCGCCAATAGACCAGCTCTTCCGCCTCAGCTTGGCAAGTGACGGTAATTTCCCACCAACGCTGCACCACAACCGTGCCTACAAATTCACGATATAGGCATCACGAATACCGGGGACCTTGAGGATTTCCTCCAAGAGTCCTTCGGGTAGGGGATCGTCCAAGCTAATCACCATCACCGCATTGCCGCGCACCATCTTGCGTCCCACCTGCATACTGGCAATGTTGACATTGAAACTCCCCAACTGGGTGCCAATCTTCCCAATAATGCCGGGCATATCGCGGTGCAGTGTCAGCAGCATATAACGGGTTGGCGCCACACTAATGGGAAAGTCATCAATACTGGTGATGCGCAATTCATTGTGGGAGAGCAAAGCTCCAGACACCGAGCGCGTCACCGATGGGCTTTTGGCAATCAACGTCAGGGAGCCAGCATAGTCGCGCTGCGATTCATCGCGAGTCTCAACTACGCGAATTCCCCGCTCCTTGGCTTCTAACCCAGCATTGACATAGTTGACCCGCTCCCGCAAGGCTGGGGAGAGCAACCCCTTCAGCGCAGCAATCACAATGGGTTGACTGTCATTAGTGGCCAGTTCTCCTTGCAAACGGACTTCCAGAGACTCGACCCGGCCACCAGCCAACTGCCCCACCAAGTTACCAAGGGTTTCTGCCAACTGCATATAGGGGGCTAGTTTTTCTAGGACATCTGGGCGCAGGCCGGGAATATTCACCGCCGATCGCGCCGGCAATCCCAGGAGGACATCGCGAATTTGCTCAGCAACATCAATAGCCACATTCACCTGTGCTTCTTCAGTGGAAGCCCCCAAGTGGGGAGTCAAGATAGCTTCCATTCCCAGACTCCGCAGGGGAGAATCGGCCTCAAGGGGTTCATTTTCAAAGACATCGAGGGCAGCCCCCGCCAGCCTACCACTCTTGAGCGCTTCCACAAGGGCTGCCTCATCAATGATGCCGCCCCGCGCACAGTTAATAATGCGAGCCGTCGGTTTCATCTTGGCAATGGTTTTGGCGTTAATTAAATGCTGCGTTTCGGGAGTTTTCGGCAAGTGCAGTGTAATAAAGTCTGACTCCGCAAAGAGAACGTCCAACTCCACAAGGCGGCAGCCCAGTTGTTCAGCTCGCTCCGTTGAAAGATAGGGGTCATAGGCAAGGAGTTTCATCCCCATGGCCCGGGCAACCGTGGCTACATGGGAGCCAATTTTACCCAAGCCAATAATGCCAAGGGTTTTCTTGTAAATTTCGACCCCTGTGAAGCGTTTGCGATCCCACTGACCCGCTTTAACTGCAGCATTCGCATCGGGAATATGACGGGCAAGGGAGAGCATCATCGCTAAGGTGTGCTCCGCAGCAGCAATGGTGTTGCCCTCCGGAGAGTTGACCACCATGATCCCTTTGCGAGTGGCGGCAGGCACATCGACGTTATCTACACCTACCCCAGCACGGCCAATAATTTTCAGTTGGTTGGCAGCCTCAATCACATCTTTCGTGACCTTGGTTCCCGATCGAATCATGAGGGCATCGTATTCGGGAATAATTTTGATCAATTCTTCCTCTGAGAGGCCGATTTTGACATCTACTTGTGCCACTTGGGCAAGCAAATCAAGCCCCACCTGTTCAATGGGATCGGAAACCAGAACTTTGGGCATAGCTAAACACTATCTATAATGCCAGAGCAGATATGCTACCACATTTTATTTCGCCCAAGGTAGGGGTAGGATGCGTTTTAGGGAGAGTCTCCCCCTAAAAGGGTGGTACATGCTTTTTCTTCCGGATGGCGCTTCACCATTCAAATTAAGATGGATTACCCAAAAAGAGCTGAGATAGCAGTAGGATGACCCCCGCTGCCGCAGCAATTCCGAGACCGGTCCCAACGAGATGCCCCCACTGCTTATCCTTTTCTTTTTGTTTTATGGCCAAGAGTAGTGAGATTTTGAACAAAGGATTCTGAAAGCATCTCTAAGGGTAGATTTCTGAAGTGCTCAATACGGCGATGAATATATGCTGATGGCTAGTGTAATCGTGTGCTTCCTTCTGAAGAGCATCGGTTTTGGCTGCTTCAGTTTTCCTTTTAATTTGGCACATAATATCACATAGTATTGAGTCCACTCCAACCCGCTAGGGTGCGCTTCTGGCGATCGCAGCTAATGTGTTAGCCAGCGCAGTGAGTCGGAATATGCAGCAGGGACACCCCAAAAAATCTTTTTCTATTTTTGAAATGATTTACCCCCGTTGAGTTGTGGCGGCAGCGGGCTTGAATCAGCCAGCAGCTCGCATCTGGAGTCACCCTAGGCGGTAACCATTCCTGAGGATGGGTTAGAACAGCTAAAAACTAGAGGCGATCGCCCGCCTCAAGAATTTTTTCTAATTCGTCAGCCACCTGTAAAACGATACGGATACTCATATTGAGGGCTTCTGCATCACAATCAGCGGCGACCTTGTTACAGAACACAGCAATGTATTTATTATTAGCAAGGGGGCGCAATTCCCAAGCGCCAATTTTCTTAGTGCTATTTTCAATTAAGAGATAGTTAGCTATCTCCTGGTCAAGATAGCCGTCGGAGATGTAGCCAATTGACCAGACATCGCGAATCTCGTAGCTGCCCAGTTGCTGGGTCTGCGAGTCAATAAAGGCTTGTTGCGATCGCCCGTTACCTAGGTCAAAAATAACACGATAATCGCCATCCTCATCCACTTGGTAACGGATCCCCAATTGATCTAAGAGACGCCCGACACGCACATCTGCTTGGACTCGCCGCTGACCAAACATGCAAAAACTCCTACTGGCCAGTGTAGTTTGCACTACAGGCTATCCTATCAGATTGTTATGCTTACAGTGGCAGTTTCACGAATGTTCATATATTGTTCATATATGCGGCAAGGGCGAGAGCGTGGTATTGTGACTAAGTATCTAAAAACTCCCCATTTACGCGGGGTTG
Proteins encoded in this window:
- a CDS encoding ABC transporter ATP-binding protein; its protein translation is MAEPLVELRGVCKTFGNKHVLNDVDLVIYPQDALVILGPSGTGKSTILRIIAGLLAPDRGEVYVAGKRRQGLRQDGLCRLRMSMVFQQSALFDSLTVAENVGFYLYQHTRLPEARIREIVSEKLAMVGLSGMEDLYPAQLSGGMRKRVSFARAIVDNPEDPDDDPYLLLYDEPTAGLDPIASTVIEDLIRELQQKTGHAYVVVTHQNSTIKRTGDRLILLYQGRIYWEGTQREAQTTDNPYLRQFLSGDVNGPIRIIDQVGTTAL
- a CDS encoding glycosyltransferase family 4 protein, translated to MALHIAWLGKKSPPCGNVTYSREITNGLLDRGYQVSFLHFAQEDEQEAEREGEMPDVTLPCLYKSQVYTLPSLRANKVLVESLKKLKPDIVHASLTLSPLDFFLPDICEELKIPLVATFHPAYSEKYRTLTAGTALMTYQLYAPFLARYDRVIVFSQSQKELLIRLGVGAETLRVIPNGVDTRKYTPGPSTAKEDFKARYLYVYQGRMAIEKNVEALLRAWCAAEMPSDCKLLMVGGGALMTSLMANYGPEQNILWLGSIINDQERLQILRGCDVFILPSQIEGLSLSLLEAMACGLACLATDVGADGEVLTGAGIVLNPQYVKTQLQALLPIFYQHPEMIRLLGDKARQRVLQRYSLSHNLDRLEACYQEVMTSYSLVRPAAKVKS
- the prmA gene encoding 50S ribosomal protein L11 methyltransferase — its product is MVQRWWEITVTCQAEAEELVYWRLQSFGCQGTATQLQQGRVLIQGYVPQQQVTLLDIAALGVWIEQDVVAQGYLSPKLHWQLVNEQDWAHSWQAYWHPIAVGDRLLICPAWEMPPRDNTRLVIKLDPGMAFGTGTHETTQLCLEALEMQLDQTFEPLPPTVIADIGCGSGILAIASLSLGAQKAYAVDTSDLAVTATQRNAELNGIGADQLIVRQGSWEQVLELVDGVVCNILAPVIIEILPHLPAIVKPKGWGIFSGILLDQADRVAEQLKQQGWSLGSVWRRNEWCCLNARFEHLPD
- the serA gene encoding phosphoglycerate dehydrogenase yields the protein MPKVLVSDPIEQVGLDLLAQVAQVDVKIGLSEEELIKIIPEYDALMIRSGTKVTKDVIEAANQLKIIGRAGVGVDNVDVPAATRKGIMVVNSPEGNTIAAAEHTLAMMLSLARHIPDANAAVKAGQWDRKRFTGVEIYKKTLGIIGLGKIGSHVATVARAMGMKLLAYDPYLSTERAEQLGCRLVELDVLFAESDFITLHLPKTPETQHLINAKTIAKMKPTARIINCARGGIIDEAALVEALKSGRLAGAALDVFENEPLEADSPLRSLGMEAILTPHLGASTEEAQVNVAIDVAEQIRDVLLGLPARSAVNIPGLRPDVLEKLAPYMQLAETLGNLVGQLAGGRVESLEVRLQGELATNDSQPIVIAALKGLLSPALRERVNYVNAGLEAKERGIRVVETRDESQRDYAGSLTLIAKSPSVTRSVSGALLSHNELRITSIDDFPISVAPTRYMLLTLHRDMPGIIGKIGTQLGSFNVNIASMQVGRKMVRGNAVMVISLDDPLPEGLLEEILKVPGIRDAYIVNL